In a genomic window of Streptomyces noursei ATCC 11455:
- a CDS encoding Eco57I restriction-modification methylase domain-containing protein translates to MLGPDAEKYNALPYAAAVTAQEAAAAALMATGPDMEPPAFQPTPSEAEADTAPEGEWRATLAGWHERLLKALDFTPRPGHFTAHTPTGPVAVPVAHSEPGVLVLTGGFAEDLDATRGDGPANLLPAPVRLSASKTLTTVRELASWVLNAENAPRYALLLFGGVVILADRQEFSRGRYLAVNLDTALPRKAAKGAKANEIDLIAAIFAASSLRPAEDGSDDKIAKLVAESRDHSVGVTAELRVGLQKSVQLIANEVLRRAREESGVHPEDLPEWLPDALKEPGDLPRLLTEESLRYLYRILFLLYAEARPELDILPVKSEAYATGYGVARLRELIVQEKLGSASRDRFHFHESLALLFEKVFTGHPVANTVTDRSAPIEEAPELAEDDGHESVRIEALRSRLFDPESIRLVGQRIAYPGPVRPDGSPAPTKCLDLRLRNKVLHQVLRHLTLVEGRGKGRGGFISYANLSINHLGAVYEGLMSYTGFIATEPMYEVAKGGNPEGGSWLITADQVRSGLYSDAPGDSVFVKEDGINPETGEPDSVVHPVGSYVYRLAGRDRQTSASYYTPESLTQATVEQTLRFRLDDEGRVDPREPEKSDVTAAEVLRWRVCEPALGSGAFLNEAVNQLAELYLKLAQHERGEQIDPEEYPRELQKAKAYIALHNAYGVDLNKTAVELAEISLWLNTMYPGMRAPWYGLHLHRGNSLIGAARKVYPGQSLDKGGWLKASDQQAPKAVPLTEKLTGTGVHRPVHQFLLPALGWGSVFDSVSVRKSTGQSVVAGAVADWLDPQLIEAMKKWRSGIRRAPKGEKKSPSPSEKAPTTQATVLKREARTGQGALDLGLEIWEQSGFDFSAEPPVEAPAPAPAKRATQARRGVDASTDDGTYGQAGRLRALAERVEYLWGLVKLRLELSEQEISRDIPVWGAEGRGERSAPVMDREAVRQALQVEGSPYWRLKQVMDAWCALWFWPLEEVSLLDGTAPDYFDGDLDRKKLSKGSRDRKVALRNLDEWIEFAESVVGRVDAEPGKDTGSLFEIPKVKGLKKLDEFEESLDEKMTEISGWVDPLNLGDVFPWHGTAVRIAKERGFFHWELDFAHVFAGGGFDLMVGNPPWVKQEWKESGVLAEFEPWFELAEKPSNEAWAERKAAVLARGDARSAFMGELADSAAMSGYLASVDAYRELVGTQPDLYRAFMLLSWRAIGDQGVAGLIHPATHFTGAKEAALRRAAYRHLRLHADFVNAKLLFAPPVSDTTHFSVNIYAAAQEIRFQHISWLFHPLVLTHSVWHNGSGETPGIKYDGTWDTRPHAKRVITVDGATLAEWQKLAGEENPPPAEEAKLLFPVTESEKSAITALARWPHRLAALGPRISPGFHEKNDRTAGYFTWDSGPARSWKDVILQGPFFGIATPFAKRPIEGARTSLQVEPWVAKDLADDEVPRTNYRPAGQRARFIAAHDRWLDHERFAQLQHCPAAVHAAESDIKAAEPDLIEAAREQAVGTLLRVASARPCSEFYRVVWREMIASNTERSLFASLMPPGVTHVHAVRSTALATNLQTVLLAGFFASLPLDYALRISGRGHLDVSDAAAMPAPTLGHPLTQPLLLRTLRLNCQTEAYDELWAELHPPEWQEDIWAARTAWPSTLSPLSDGIKSEWGRSTPLRSEFERRAALVEIDALVAVWLGISADELVAMYRARFPVLQQYEENMWFDATGRRIAKAHQQHGYGQPKDAWKQLSSHENFPLEANVPEGYEGPLYRADRVKEMRAAHAEFTRRMRAAGWEPGDTEPPGSADE, encoded by the coding sequence GTGCTCGGCCCGGACGCCGAGAAGTACAACGCGCTGCCGTACGCGGCGGCCGTCACCGCGCAGGAAGCTGCTGCCGCCGCCCTGATGGCCACGGGCCCGGACATGGAACCGCCCGCCTTCCAGCCGACGCCCTCGGAGGCCGAAGCCGACACCGCGCCCGAGGGCGAATGGCGGGCCACACTGGCCGGGTGGCACGAACGCCTGCTGAAGGCCCTGGACTTCACCCCGCGGCCGGGGCACTTCACCGCCCACACCCCGACCGGCCCGGTGGCCGTGCCCGTGGCCCATTCGGAGCCCGGCGTCCTCGTTCTGACCGGTGGTTTCGCGGAGGATCTGGATGCCACCCGGGGCGACGGTCCGGCGAACCTCCTCCCCGCCCCGGTCCGGCTCTCGGCCTCGAAGACGCTGACGACCGTCCGCGAGCTGGCCTCATGGGTGCTGAATGCGGAGAACGCCCCGCGTTACGCGCTGCTCCTCTTCGGCGGCGTGGTGATCCTCGCCGACCGGCAGGAGTTCTCCCGTGGCCGCTATCTGGCGGTGAACCTGGACACAGCGCTGCCCCGCAAGGCGGCGAAGGGGGCGAAGGCCAACGAAATCGACCTGATCGCGGCGATCTTCGCGGCCTCGTCCCTGCGGCCCGCCGAGGACGGCTCGGACGACAAGATCGCCAAGCTGGTCGCCGAGTCCCGGGACCACTCGGTGGGCGTGACCGCCGAACTCCGGGTCGGGCTCCAGAAGTCCGTCCAGCTCATCGCCAACGAGGTGCTGCGGCGGGCCCGCGAGGAGTCCGGTGTCCACCCCGAGGACCTGCCGGAATGGCTGCCCGACGCCCTGAAGGAGCCCGGCGACCTGCCGCGCCTGCTGACCGAGGAGTCGCTGCGCTACCTGTACCGGATCCTGTTCCTGCTGTACGCGGAGGCCCGGCCGGAGCTCGACATCCTGCCGGTGAAGAGCGAGGCGTACGCGACCGGGTACGGCGTGGCCCGGCTGCGCGAGCTCATCGTCCAGGAGAAACTGGGCAGCGCATCCCGGGACCGGTTCCACTTCCACGAGTCGCTGGCCCTGCTCTTCGAGAAGGTGTTCACCGGCCACCCGGTGGCGAACACGGTCACCGACCGGAGCGCGCCGATCGAGGAGGCGCCCGAGCTGGCCGAGGACGACGGCCACGAGAGCGTACGCATCGAGGCTCTGCGCTCGCGGCTCTTCGACCCCGAGTCGATAAGGCTCGTCGGGCAGCGGATCGCCTACCCGGGGCCGGTCCGCCCCGACGGTTCTCCGGCCCCGACGAAGTGCCTGGACCTGCGCCTGCGCAACAAGGTGCTGCACCAGGTCCTTCGCCACCTGACGCTGGTCGAAGGCCGGGGGAAGGGCCGGGGCGGGTTCATCAGCTACGCCAACCTCAGCATCAACCACCTGGGCGCGGTGTACGAGGGCCTGATGTCGTACACCGGTTTCATCGCCACCGAGCCGATGTACGAGGTCGCCAAGGGCGGCAACCCGGAGGGCGGGTCCTGGCTGATCACGGCCGACCAGGTGCGGAGCGGGCTGTACTCGGATGCGCCGGGCGACAGCGTCTTCGTCAAGGAAGACGGCATCAACCCGGAGACCGGCGAGCCGGACTCGGTGGTGCACCCGGTCGGCTCGTACGTGTACCGGCTGGCCGGCCGCGACCGCCAGACGAGCGCCTCCTACTACACGCCGGAGTCCCTGACTCAGGCGACCGTCGAGCAGACGCTCCGCTTCCGCCTGGACGACGAGGGCCGCGTGGACCCGCGTGAGCCGGAGAAGTCCGACGTCACGGCGGCGGAGGTGCTCCGTTGGCGGGTGTGCGAACCGGCGCTCGGCTCCGGCGCGTTCCTGAACGAGGCGGTCAACCAGCTGGCCGAGCTGTATCTGAAGCTGGCGCAGCACGAGCGGGGCGAGCAGATCGACCCGGAGGAGTACCCACGCGAACTGCAGAAGGCCAAGGCATACATCGCCTTGCACAACGCGTACGGCGTCGACCTCAACAAGACGGCGGTGGAGCTGGCGGAGATCTCACTGTGGCTCAACACCATGTACCCGGGCATGCGGGCGCCCTGGTACGGGCTGCACCTGCACCGGGGCAACTCGCTGATCGGAGCGGCGCGGAAGGTCTACCCGGGTCAGTCTCTGGACAAGGGCGGCTGGCTGAAGGCCTCCGACCAGCAGGCGCCGAAGGCGGTCCCGCTGACCGAGAAGCTGACGGGCACCGGCGTCCACCGGCCGGTGCACCAGTTCCTGCTGCCGGCGCTGGGGTGGGGCTCGGTCTTCGACTCGGTGTCGGTACGCAAGAGCACCGGACAGAGCGTGGTGGCCGGGGCGGTGGCCGACTGGCTCGACCCTCAGCTCATCGAGGCGATGAAGAAGTGGCGTTCGGGCATCCGCCGGGCGCCGAAGGGCGAGAAGAAGTCGCCGTCTCCGTCGGAGAAGGCTCCGACGACCCAGGCCACCGTCCTGAAAAGGGAGGCACGCACCGGTCAGGGCGCGCTCGACCTGGGCCTGGAGATCTGGGAGCAGTCGGGCTTCGACTTCTCGGCGGAGCCGCCGGTCGAGGCCCCGGCACCGGCTCCCGCCAAGCGCGCCACCCAGGCGCGACGCGGCGTGGACGCGAGTACAGACGACGGTACCTACGGGCAGGCGGGGCGCCTGCGGGCCCTCGCCGAGCGGGTGGAGTACCTGTGGGGCCTGGTCAAGCTGCGGCTTGAACTGTCGGAGCAGGAGATCTCCCGCGACATTCCGGTGTGGGGTGCGGAGGGTCGTGGGGAGCGATCGGCCCCGGTGATGGACCGGGAGGCCGTCCGTCAGGCCCTCCAGGTGGAGGGCAGCCCGTACTGGCGGCTGAAGCAGGTCATGGATGCGTGGTGCGCACTGTGGTTCTGGCCGCTGGAGGAGGTCTCGCTCCTGGACGGCACGGCGCCGGACTACTTCGACGGTGACCTTGATCGCAAAAAGCTCAGCAAGGGCAGCCGCGACCGGAAGGTGGCGCTGCGGAACCTAGACGAGTGGATCGAGTTCGCGGAGTCGGTCGTCGGCCGGGTGGATGCGGAGCCGGGGAAGGACACCGGCTCGCTGTTTGAGATCCCGAAGGTCAAGGGGCTTAAGAAACTTGACGAGTTCGAGGAGTCCCTCGACGAAAAGATGACGGAGATCTCGGGCTGGGTGGACCCCTTGAACCTGGGGGACGTCTTCCCGTGGCACGGGACGGCCGTGCGGATCGCGAAGGAACGGGGCTTCTTCCACTGGGAGTTGGACTTCGCGCATGTGTTTGCGGGGGGCGGGTTTGACTTGATGGTGGGGAATCCGCCGTGGGTCAAGCAGGAGTGGAAAGAGAGCGGCGTTCTCGCGGAGTTCGAGCCGTGGTTCGAACTGGCGGAGAAGCCGAGTAATGAGGCTTGGGCGGAGCGCAAGGCGGCGGTGCTGGCCCGAGGGGATGCGCGGTCGGCTTTCATGGGCGAGCTGGCGGACTCGGCGGCGATGTCGGGGTACTTGGCGTCGGTGGACGCCTATCGCGAGCTAGTGGGGACACAGCCTGACTTGTATCGGGCGTTCATGCTGTTGTCTTGGCGGGCAATTGGTGATCAGGGAGTTGCGGGGCTGATTCACCCTGCCACGCACTTCACCGGCGCCAAGGAGGCGGCACTCCGACGAGCGGCCTACCGTCATTTGCGGCTGCACGCGGACTTCGTAAACGCCAAGTTGCTCTTCGCGCCCCCGGTGAGCGACACAACGCACTTCAGCGTGAATATCTATGCAGCAGCGCAGGAGATCCGTTTCCAACACATCAGCTGGCTTTTCCATCCCCTGGTACTCACACACTCGGTGTGGCATAACGGTTCAGGGGAAACCCCAGGGATCAAGTACGATGGGACCTGGGACACTCGACCACACGCCAAGCGTGTTATCACAGTGGATGGGGCCACTCTGGCCGAGTGGCAGAAGTTGGCAGGGGAGGAAAACCCTCCGCCCGCCGAAGAGGCCAAGCTTCTGTTCCCCGTCACCGAATCCGAGAAGTCTGCCATCACCGCCCTCGCCAGATGGCCGCACCGGCTCGCTGCGCTGGGCCCGCGCATTAGCCCTGGCTTTCACGAGAAGAACGACCGGACGGCCGGCTACTTCACCTGGGACTCGGGACCTGCACGGAGCTGGAAAGACGTCATCCTTCAGGGGCCCTTCTTCGGCATTGCTACGCCTTTCGCCAAACGGCCGATCGAGGGCGCCCGTACGTCGCTTCAAGTGGAGCCCTGGGTTGCAAAGGACCTCGCAGATGACGAGGTTCCGCGGACCAACTACCGCCCAGCGGGACAGCGTGCGCGATTCATCGCTGCCCACGATCGCTGGTTGGATCACGAGCGCTTCGCGCAACTACAACACTGCCCGGCTGCCGTCCACGCCGCCGAATCCGATATCAAAGCGGCAGAGCCTGACCTAATCGAGGCAGCACGGGAGCAGGCCGTGGGTACCCTTCTGAGGGTAGCGAGTGCCCGTCCGTGCTCCGAGTTCTATCGCGTCGTGTGGCGAGAGATGATCGCATCGAATACTGAGCGCAGCCTCTTTGCCAGCTTGATGCCTCCGGGCGTCACCCATGTTCATGCGGTGCGCAGTACAGCGCTGGCGACGAACTTGCAGACAGTGCTCCTGGCAGGATTCTTCGCCTCACTTCCGCTCGACTACGCACTCAGGATTTCAGGTCGCGGCCATCTGGACGTCTCTGACGCAGCGGCAATGCCAGCTCCCACCTTGGGCCACCCGCTGACTCAGCCACTACTGCTACGGACTCTTCGCCTCAACTGCCAGACTGAGGCATATGACGAGCTGTGGGCGGAGTTGCACCCCCCCGAATGGCAAGAGGACATCTGGGCCGCACGAACTGCGTGGCCTTCGACACTCTCTCCCTTGTCCGACGGCATCAAGTCCGAATGGGGTCGGAGCACGCCTCTCCGCAGCGAGTTCGAGCGGCGTGCGGCACTCGTAGAGATCGACGCCCTAGTGGCCGTGTGGCTAGGCATAAGCGCTGATGAGCTCGTCGCCATGTACCGCGCCCGCTTCCCCGTGCTCCAGCAGTACGAGGAGAACATGTGGTTCGACGCGACCGGGCGACGGATCGCCAAGGCGCACCAGCAGCACGGCTACGGGCAGCCGAAGGACGCTTGGAAGCAGCTCAGTTCGCATGAGAACTTCCCGCTCGAAGCGAATGTGCCCGAGGGGTACGAGGGGCCGCTGTATCGGGCGGACCGGGTGAAGGAAATGCGTGCCGCGCACGCGGAGTTCACGCGGCGAATGCGTGCTGCCGGCTGGGAGCCCGGGGACACGGAGCCACCGGGTTCGGCGGACGAGTAG
- a CDS encoding PPOX class F420-dependent oxidoreductase, with protein MIFTEREREYLAAQPLARLATIGPDGHPQVRPVGFRLNDDGTIDIGGPAMARSQKYRNAQARPDVSVLVDDLAPADDEVAGGWGRGVEVRGRAEVATVDLPPVSPDHFSRDIIRVHPQRVITWNLEARGTTARDVG; from the coding sequence ATGATCTTCACTGAGAGGGAGCGCGAGTACCTCGCGGCCCAGCCCCTGGCCCGCCTGGCCACCATCGGCCCCGACGGCCATCCGCAGGTTCGCCCGGTCGGCTTCCGGCTCAACGACGACGGCACCATCGACATCGGCGGGCCCGCTATGGCCCGCAGCCAGAAGTACCGCAACGCGCAGGCCCGCCCCGATGTCTCCGTGCTGGTCGACGACCTAGCACCAGCCGATGACGAGGTCGCGGGCGGGTGGGGGCGCGGGGTCGAGGTCAGGGGCCGCGCCGAGGTCGCGACCGTCGACCTGCCACCCGTTTCACCCGACCACTTCAGCCGGGACATCATCCGCGTCCACCCGCAGAGGGTCATTACCTGGAACCTGGAGGCACGCGGCACCACCGCCCGCGACGTCGGGTGA
- a CDS encoding winged helix-turn-helix domain-containing protein — translation MAEYEWQRIARVIEEEIRSGRIPPGGALSSITRLAEAHGVADRTIRRALRDLRERGLIETLPHKGSYVVDVLPPSDKSNGGASSD, via the coding sequence ATGGCCGAGTACGAGTGGCAGCGGATCGCACGCGTCATCGAGGAAGAGATCCGGTCGGGACGCATCCCGCCGGGCGGAGCCCTGTCCAGCATCACGCGGCTCGCCGAGGCGCATGGCGTTGCCGACCGGACGATCCGGCGTGCGCTGCGGGACCTTCGGGAGCGAGGGTTGATCGAGACGCTCCCGCACAAGGGCTCCTACGTCGTTGACGTACTACCGCCCTCCGACAAGTCCAATGGTGGCGCCTCCTCCGACTGA